A window of Fluoribacter dumoffii NY 23 contains these coding sequences:
- the rpoS gene encoding RNA polymerase sigma factor RpoS, translating into MHEDDESIKEPELKDEDWSEPDDESLLMEEDIDSILTKDEEDEELPDFTDDIAFPSFRGKNAIKMMDATQLYLSEIGFSPLLSAEEEVHYATLALKGDVAARKKMIESNLRLVVKISRRYLNRGLPLLDLIEEGNLGLMKSVEKFDPKRGFRFSTYATWWIRQTIERAIMNQTRTIRLPIHVVKELNVYLRAARQLTQKLDHEPSPEEIAEMVDKPLEDVQKLLGLNDKVTSVDTPIGFDENKSLLDTIADENSVNPAELLTNENLRVHIESLLDKLTENQQQVIARRFGLRGFEKATLEDVGKEIDLTRERVRQIQVEALKTLRGLLEKMGLTQEDLF; encoded by the coding sequence ATGCACGAAGACGATGAATCAATTAAAGAACCGGAACTTAAGGATGAAGATTGGTCTGAACCAGATGATGAATCGCTCTTGATGGAAGAAGATATTGATTCAATTCTCACAAAAGATGAAGAGGATGAAGAGCTGCCTGATTTTACAGATGATATCGCATTTCCTTCATTTCGCGGCAAAAACGCCATAAAAATGATGGATGCGACCCAACTGTATTTGAGTGAGATTGGATTTTCTCCTTTGCTTAGTGCTGAAGAGGAAGTGCATTATGCTACCCTGGCATTGAAGGGGGATGTTGCTGCACGTAAAAAGATGATCGAATCCAATTTACGTCTGGTCGTTAAAATTTCACGTCGTTACCTTAACCGTGGATTACCACTTCTTGATTTAATTGAAGAAGGAAATTTAGGTTTAATGAAATCAGTAGAAAAATTTGATCCCAAACGGGGTTTTAGGTTTTCTACTTATGCTACATGGTGGATTCGACAAACAATCGAACGTGCTATTATGAACCAGACACGGACAATTCGTTTACCTATCCATGTAGTTAAAGAGCTGAATGTATACCTAAGGGCAGCTAGGCAACTTACCCAAAAACTGGATCATGAGCCATCACCCGAAGAAATTGCAGAAATGGTTGATAAGCCCTTGGAAGATGTCCAGAAATTGCTGGGGTTAAACGATAAGGTCACTTCGGTTGATACTCCAATTGGCTTTGATGAAAACAAATCACTGTTGGATACCATAGCCGATGAAAACAGCGTCAATCCGGCAGAGCTCTTAACAAACGAAAATTTACGTGTTCATATTGAATCTTTATTGGATAAATTAACCGAAAATCAACAACAGGTTATTGCACGAAGATTTGGATTAAGAGGATTTGAAAAAGCAACACTGGAGGATGTGGGTAAGGAAATTGATTTAACTCGAGAACGGGTTCGTCAAATCCAAGTTGAAGCCTTAAAAACCTTGCGTGGTTTGCTAGAAAAAATGGGGTTAACGCAGGAAGATTTGTTTTAA
- a CDS encoding YebC/PmpR family DNA-binding transcriptional regulator gives MAGHSKWANIKFRKGVQDAKRGKIFTKLIREITVAARMGGGDESSNPRLRDAVKKALGANMKRDTIDNAIKRGVGGLDGEAMIAMRYEGYGPGGIAILVDCLSDNKNRTVSEVRHAFTKCGGNLGTDGSVAYLFTNQGEILMAPGQSEEQVMEVAIDAGASDVSVDEGQIEVITPVEAYHSVMNALTDAGLDIDQSHLTMRAQTLVPIDDSSAETLLKLIDMLEDLDDVQEVYNNAEFSEKQLESIN, from the coding sequence ATGGCAGGTCATAGCAAGTGGGCAAATATAAAATTCCGCAAAGGAGTGCAAGATGCAAAGCGTGGAAAAATATTCACCAAGTTAATTCGTGAGATAACTGTAGCTGCTCGTATGGGAGGAGGAGATGAATCATCTAATCCACGATTAAGGGATGCAGTTAAAAAAGCACTTGGTGCGAATATGAAGCGTGATACCATTGATAATGCCATCAAGCGTGGGGTTGGTGGTTTGGATGGTGAAGCAATGATTGCTATGCGTTACGAAGGTTATGGTCCGGGAGGAATTGCCATTCTCGTCGATTGCTTATCGGATAATAAAAACAGAACTGTATCGGAGGTGCGTCATGCGTTTACCAAATGCGGTGGCAATCTAGGGACAGATGGCTCCGTGGCCTATCTTTTTACCAACCAAGGAGAGATTCTTATGGCGCCAGGGCAATCTGAAGAACAGGTTATGGAGGTTGCCATAGATGCTGGAGCTAGCGATGTTTCTGTTGATGAGGGGCAAATTGAGGTAATTACTCCTGTTGAAGCTTATCATAGTGTAATGAATGCACTCACAGATGCGGGTCTGGATATCGACCAATCTCATTTAACCATGCGAGCGCAAACCTTGGTTCCAATTGATGATAGTTCAGCAGAAACCCTTTTAAAATTAATCGATATGCTTGAAGATTTGGATGATGTTCAAGAAGTGTATAACAATGCCGAGTTTTCAGAAAAACAATTAGAATCAATAAATTAA
- the ruvA gene encoding Holliday junction branch migration protein RuvA — protein sequence MIGWLDGHIIDKHQPGKLVLNVHGVGYDVETSLNTFFQLDNTNGSVGLYIHTVVREDALLLYGFLERQERELFRALIKVNGIGPKVAMSILSSTTPNEFIQCIQQENASFLMKLPGIGKKTAERLVVEMRDSIKQFSISVSNSLNKILPVMSGQDEAISALEALGYKPQEALKAVNKINDGSKSCEQLIRDALQVLAIR from the coding sequence ATGATTGGTTGGTTGGACGGACATATTATTGATAAACATCAACCAGGGAAGTTGGTTCTTAATGTCCATGGTGTTGGATATGATGTTGAAACCTCACTAAATACCTTTTTTCAACTGGATAATACTAACGGTTCAGTGGGGTTATATATTCACACTGTAGTTCGTGAGGATGCACTGCTTTTATATGGTTTTCTGGAACGACAGGAAAGAGAGCTGTTTCGAGCTTTAATCAAGGTAAATGGTATTGGCCCCAAAGTTGCGATGTCGATACTTTCGAGTACCACTCCAAACGAGTTCATTCAATGCATCCAACAGGAAAACGCCTCATTTTTAATGAAACTGCCCGGGATTGGTAAGAAAACTGCAGAGCGTTTAGTTGTTGAAATGCGGGACAGTATCAAGCAATTTTCAATATCTGTTTCTAATTCATTAAACAAGATTCTTCCGGTGATGAGCGGGCAGGATGAAGCGATAAGTGCTTTAGAGGCTTTAGGATATAAACCTCAGGAGGCATTAAAAGCTGTCAATAAAATTAATGATGGTTCTAAAAGTTGTGAGCAATTAATACGTGATGCCTTGCAGGTTTTAGCGATACGATGA
- a CDS encoding response regulator yields MRLLLVEDDELLGDAVKTGLTQFGYIVDWLKDGEAARAALKSESFELIILDLGLPKLSGLALLQSIRHDGNPTPVIILTARESVEDRVKGLDSGADDYLIKPFDLNELSARIRALVRRSQGRADSVLQYRNITLDPAAHSVFVDDVLVNVPRREFALLQKLLENSGQVLSREQLMQSIYGWEEDVDSNALEVHIHNLRKKLNANFIRTIRGVGYMAEKNDGIVVS; encoded by the coding sequence ATGAGACTGTTGCTAGTTGAAGACGACGAATTACTTGGTGATGCGGTCAAAACCGGCTTAACTCAGTTCGGTTATATAGTAGATTGGCTTAAAGATGGGGAAGCCGCTCGTGCCGCTTTAAAATCTGAATCTTTTGAGTTAATCATTCTGGATTTAGGATTGCCTAAACTTTCTGGACTCGCGTTATTGCAAAGTATCCGTCATGATGGAAACCCTACACCAGTTATTATTTTAACCGCCCGGGAGTCAGTTGAAGATCGTGTTAAAGGTCTTGATAGCGGCGCTGATGACTATTTGATAAAACCCTTCGATCTCAATGAACTAAGTGCCCGGATCAGAGCCTTGGTCAGACGTTCACAAGGACGGGCTGATTCAGTTCTGCAATACCGAAATATTACTCTGGATCCAGCTGCTCACTCGGTATTCGTTGATGATGTTTTGGTTAATGTTCCCCGCAGAGAATTCGCTTTACTTCAGAAGCTTTTGGAAAACAGCGGTCAAGTTTTGTCGCGCGAGCAGTTAATGCAAAGTATCTATGGCTGGGAAGAGGATGTGGACAGTAACGCCCTGGAAGTTCATATACATAATTTACGTAAAAAACTTAATGCCAATTTCATTAGAACCATTAGGGGTGTCGGATATATGGCAGAAAAAAATGATGGTATAGTGGTATCGTGA
- a CDS encoding septation protein A, which translates to MKLLFDFFPIVLFFIVYKFFGIYTATAIAMIASLSQVAFYRLKFQHYEKMHLISLAIIMVLGGATLFFHNPWFIKWKPTGIYWLSALVFFSSGYIGSKPLIQKMMEANVTLPRKIWHRLNLAWVLFFILMGAVNIYVAYNFNTDAWVNFKLFGGVGFTLLFVLIQAFYLTKHMDETGLEKQ; encoded by the coding sequence ATGAAATTACTATTTGATTTCTTTCCTATAGTTTTATTTTTTATAGTTTACAAGTTTTTTGGTATTTATACTGCAACAGCTATAGCTATGATTGCCTCTTTAAGCCAAGTGGCTTTTTATCGTTTAAAATTCCAACATTATGAAAAAATGCACTTAATCAGCCTTGCAATAATCATGGTTTTGGGCGGTGCAACCCTATTCTTTCATAATCCCTGGTTTATAAAATGGAAGCCCACAGGTATTTATTGGCTCTCTGCTTTAGTCTTTTTCAGTTCAGGTTATATCGGGAGTAAACCGTTAATTCAAAAAATGATGGAAGCAAATGTAACGCTACCCAGAAAGATTTGGCATCGGCTTAATTTGGCTTGGGTACTGTTTTTCATTCTAATGGGGGCAGTAAATATTTATGTTGCCTACAATTTTAATACTGATGCCTGGGTTAACTTTAAGTTATTTGGTGGGGTGGGTTTTACTCTGCTTTTTGTATTAATTCAAGCTTTTTACTTAACAAAACACATGGATGAAACCGGGCTTGAAAAACAATAG
- a CDS encoding peptidoglycan DD-metalloendopeptidase family protein has protein sequence MISTFCKRLLCLFLVINLVGCGNNLAPVTELKWNPWRHQKVYVVKRGDTLFSIAFRYDTDYRTLARLNHIYPPYSLRVGQVINVQGIVPRHRQIRHRPVPIRRYSVAPRAKPSVIYSPANRYARSASGWLWPVSGRVVTSFVPGQGKKGINIASRRGEKVIAAAAGTVAYAGSGLADYGNLIIIKHNYGYLTAYGNNSRIMVSEGQHVKAGQVIAEVGIVDRKYTGVHFEIRKSGIPVNPLNYLQKG, from the coding sequence ATGATAAGTACATTTTGCAAAAGATTATTATGTCTTTTCCTCGTCATCAATCTGGTGGGTTGTGGTAACAATTTAGCCCCTGTTACTGAATTAAAATGGAACCCCTGGCGGCATCAAAAAGTTTATGTTGTAAAACGTGGGGATACCCTTTTTTCCATTGCATTCCGTTATGACACCGATTACAGAACACTGGCGCGTCTGAATCATATCTATCCCCCTTATTCCTTAAGAGTGGGTCAGGTAATAAATGTGCAAGGGATTGTACCAAGGCACAGACAAATAAGACACCGGCCTGTTCCGATAAGACGTTATTCTGTTGCTCCCCGTGCAAAGCCTTCAGTAATTTATTCTCCTGCTAACAGGTATGCTCGATCTGCCTCAGGATGGCTGTGGCCTGTTAGCGGGCGTGTGGTCACATCCTTTGTCCCGGGACAAGGTAAAAAAGGCATAAATATTGCTTCAAGAAGGGGAGAGAAGGTCATTGCGGCAGCAGCAGGAACAGTTGCATATGCTGGAAGTGGTTTGGCAGATTATGGTAACTTAATTATTATCAAGCATAATTATGGATATTTAACTGCTTATGGAAATAATTCGAGGATTATGGTTTCCGAGGGACAACATGTAAAAGCAGGGCAAGTCATTGCAGAAGTAGGGATTGTCGACCGCAAATATACAGGTGTTCATTTTGAAATCAGAAAGTCGGGTATACCGGTCAATCCCTTGAATTATCTACAAAAAGGTTGA
- the ruvC gene encoding crossover junction endodeoxyribonuclease RuvC, whose translation MTIILGIDPGSRITGYGLIRESDRKIEYIDSGCIRTAQDSELSQKLLQIYDGICQLMDHYSPAEVAIEQVFMHENPNSALKLGHARGVAMVAAASHRVKVSEYSAREIKQMVVGYGAAEKNQVSHMVVHLLALNKAPQQDAADALAIAICHSHMRHNLSSVIGRRGLRRRKR comes from the coding sequence ATGACCATTATTTTAGGGATAGATCCTGGATCACGAATTACTGGCTACGGTCTGATAAGAGAATCGGACCGTAAAATTGAATACATTGATAGTGGTTGCATACGTACTGCTCAAGATAGCGAGTTAAGCCAAAAATTATTGCAAATATATGATGGGATTTGTCAATTAATGGATCACTATTCACCCGCCGAAGTAGCGATTGAGCAAGTATTTATGCATGAAAATCCTAATTCTGCATTAAAATTGGGACATGCTCGCGGTGTTGCCATGGTGGCTGCTGCCTCACATCGTGTTAAAGTAAGTGAGTATTCAGCACGTGAAATCAAGCAAATGGTTGTTGGTTATGGTGCTGCGGAAAAAAACCAGGTCAGCCATATGGTTGTACATCTTCTTGCCTTAAACAAAGCACCGCAACAAGATGCCGCCGATGCCCTGGCCATAGCAATTTGCCACAGCCATATGCGCCATAATTTATCCTCTGTGATAGGCAGGCGTGGATTAAGGAGAAGGAAGAGATGA
- a CDS encoding ATP-binding protein, whose protein sequence is MKSSIRKFLLINLLLAITITTTLTAIGNYYLDQKDIQDHLDSLMAVSALSYQALLGDDLHQRPLSKIQEALETIPQKIDTYYQKRFLNEEPPENYLDKFNFQVWTNGGKLLLHSSSAPKIPLTSEVDGFSDKKISKQDWRVFTTYNEKAGIRTVLAERYDTRNELGHRIAQDDLYIMLLTFPLSGLLIWIIIGRGLDSLDKVAEEVANRAPSHLEPVDLHEVPEEIKPVIDELNKLFFRLKEGFEREKRFAADAAHELRTPLAALKTQAQVALHSNDIEEKNQALQKLIASVNRSTHIVQQLLTMSRLVPEAAHMEEKDEVNLSRLTREILAMLAPAAVEKQIDLEFESDAENLTVFGNSTALGILIRNLVDNAIRYSNEHGRIIVRLAKLPNEIMLEVSDNGPGIPAELQPRVFERFFRVLGNKSPGSGLGLAIVQQIAELHGGRLMLDTPKEGTGLIVRFFLPFQENS, encoded by the coding sequence GTGAAATCTTCCATAAGAAAGTTTCTTTTAATCAATCTCTTGTTGGCCATTACGATAACGACCACTTTAACCGCTATAGGTAACTACTATCTGGATCAAAAGGACATTCAGGATCATCTAGACAGTTTAATGGCCGTCTCTGCCCTCTCCTATCAGGCATTATTAGGCGACGATCTCCACCAACGCCCTCTTTCCAAAATCCAGGAAGCACTCGAAACAATCCCTCAGAAAATTGATACCTATTATCAAAAAAGATTTTTAAATGAAGAACCCCCTGAGAATTATCTTGATAAATTTAATTTTCAGGTTTGGACAAATGGTGGAAAATTATTGTTACATTCATCCTCTGCCCCTAAAATTCCTTTAACTTCAGAAGTGGATGGATTTAGTGATAAAAAAATATCAAAACAGGACTGGCGTGTTTTCACTACTTACAATGAAAAAGCAGGAATCCGCACGGTTTTAGCTGAACGTTATGATACACGTAATGAGCTAGGCCATCGAATTGCCCAAGACGATCTCTATATTATGCTTCTGACTTTTCCATTATCTGGTTTATTAATTTGGATAATTATTGGTCGAGGGCTGGATAGCTTGGATAAAGTGGCGGAAGAGGTAGCCAACCGTGCCCCAAGCCATCTTGAACCGGTTGATTTGCATGAAGTACCTGAAGAAATTAAACCTGTAATTGATGAATTGAATAAATTATTCTTCCGGCTTAAGGAAGGATTTGAACGCGAAAAGCGTTTTGCAGCTGATGCAGCCCATGAACTGCGCACGCCTCTGGCTGCTCTTAAAACTCAAGCCCAAGTTGCTTTACATTCTAATGATATAGAAGAAAAAAATCAGGCATTACAAAAACTTATTGCAAGCGTGAACCGCAGTACTCATATAGTTCAACAATTACTTACTATGAGCCGTCTTGTACCAGAAGCTGCCCATATGGAAGAAAAAGATGAAGTCAACCTCAGCAGGTTAACCCGCGAGATACTTGCAATGCTTGCCCCAGCTGCTGTGGAAAAACAAATTGATCTCGAATTTGAGAGTGATGCAGAAAACCTGACCGTGTTTGGTAATTCAACTGCTTTGGGAATATTAATTCGCAATCTTGTAGATAATGCCATTCGTTATTCTAATGAACACGGCCGCATTATAGTCCGTTTAGCCAAACTGCCGAACGAAATAATGCTTGAGGTAAGTGATAATGGTCCAGGAATTCCCGCAGAATTGCAGCCCCGCGTGTTTGAGCGTTTTTTCCGCGTCCTGGGAAACAAAAGCCCCGGAAGTGGACTTGGCCTGGCGATAGTTCAACAAATTGCCGAATTGCATGGCGGTAGATTAATGCTGGATACACCTAAAGAAGGTACCGGTCTCATCGTGAGATTCTTTTTGCCTTTTCAGGAAAACAGCTAA
- the hmgA gene encoding homogentisate 1,2-dioxygenase yields MYLQGFGNHHQSEAVPGALPGSQNSPQHCNLGLYAEQLSGTAFTRPRHNNLHSWLYRILPSVVQGTYQAYEMELFKPYHAEQPPNPLRWSPIDLFKEEDFDFVEGMFHIAGSQNVNAYLYHCTRSMHDKYFANNDGEMLFVPYLGEVNLHTEFGKLNICPGMIAVIPRGVKFKMELISTETKGYLCENQGNPLTLPQLGPMGANGLANPRHFQYPVAAFEQGISEATLICKYQNKLWTAKCNHSPLNVVAWHGNYAPYSYDLSLFNTINTVSFDHPDPSIFTVLTSESDTPGIANLDFVIFPPRWMVAEHTFRPPYFHRNYMNELMGLIRGEYDAKKEGFLPGGVSIHNCMTPHGPDHTSYEQAVTEKLEPKLYLNTLAFMFETRDAWLITEQAMRIPQLQKDYSDCWQGFESKFQYP; encoded by the coding sequence GTGTATTTGCAAGGATTTGGTAATCATCATCAGAGTGAGGCAGTTCCAGGTGCTTTGCCTGGTAGCCAAAATTCACCCCAACACTGTAATTTAGGACTTTATGCTGAACAATTAAGTGGAACAGCCTTTACGCGTCCCAGACATAATAATTTACACAGCTGGCTTTATCGAATATTGCCTTCCGTAGTTCAAGGCACCTATCAAGCGTATGAAATGGAACTGTTTAAGCCCTATCATGCAGAACAACCACCCAATCCCTTGCGTTGGTCCCCTATAGACCTGTTTAAAGAAGAAGATTTTGATTTTGTAGAAGGAATGTTTCATATTGCAGGCAGTCAAAACGTGAATGCCTATCTTTATCACTGCACCCGCTCCATGCATGATAAATATTTTGCTAATAATGATGGGGAAATGCTTTTTGTGCCATATCTTGGCGAAGTTAATTTGCACACCGAATTCGGGAAGTTAAATATATGCCCAGGTATGATAGCCGTAATTCCTCGGGGCGTTAAATTTAAAATGGAATTGATCAGTACCGAAACCAAGGGTTACCTTTGTGAAAACCAAGGAAATCCCCTTACTCTTCCCCAGTTAGGACCTATGGGTGCCAATGGCTTAGCCAATCCCCGTCATTTTCAATATCCGGTTGCGGCATTTGAACAAGGTATTTCTGAGGCGACCCTTATTTGTAAATACCAAAATAAATTATGGACGGCTAAATGCAATCATTCCCCTCTGAATGTAGTAGCCTGGCATGGTAATTACGCCCCCTACAGTTATGACTTAAGTTTATTTAATACAATAAATACCGTAAGCTTTGATCATCCAGATCCAAGTATTTTTACCGTATTAACCTCAGAAAGCGATACACCAGGGATTGCCAATTTAGACTTTGTCATTTTTCCACCCCGCTGGATGGTTGCCGAACATACGTTTAGACCCCCTTATTTCCACCGTAATTATATGAATGAACTGATGGGGCTTATCCGGGGTGAATATGATGCAAAAAAAGAAGGATTTTTACCTGGTGGAGTAAGTATCCATAATTGCATGACGCCACATGGACCTGATCATACAAGTTATGAACAAGCTGTAACAGAAAAACTTGAACCAAAACTTTACTTAAATACTTTGGCCTTTATGTTTGAGACCCGTGATGCCTGGCTGATTACCGAACAGGCAATGCGCATCCCTCAATTGCAAAAGGATTACTCCGATTGCTGGCAGGGTTTTGAGTCTAAATTTCAGTATCCATAA
- the surE gene encoding 5'/3'-nucleotidase SurE, with translation MNVLISNDDGVFAPGINILAAELASCVNVEVVAPDRNRSGASNSLTLSRPIKVKTLENGYYSVEGTPTDCVHLAITGLLNTEFDMVVSGINDGANLGDDTLYSGTVAAAVEGRYLGLPALAISMVGDNIQHYETAAIIARHLVMKLSKHRLPSQTILNINVPDVPINQLKGLQVTRLGTRHSAEPIVKDRDPRGRPIYWIGLPGPQADAGPGTDFYAISEGYVSITPLHLDMTNYKMFDQLASWLNGIQME, from the coding sequence ATGAACGTATTGATAAGTAATGATGACGGAGTTTTTGCACCTGGAATTAATATTCTAGCCGCAGAATTGGCAAGTTGTGTCAATGTAGAGGTTGTTGCCCCAGATAGAAATAGAAGCGGGGCAAGTAACTCCCTGACATTGTCCCGACCGATTAAAGTCAAAACATTGGAAAATGGTTATTACAGTGTGGAAGGGACCCCCACGGATTGTGTTCACCTGGCAATAACCGGTCTTTTAAATACCGAATTCGACATGGTTGTTTCAGGAATTAATGATGGGGCTAACTTAGGCGATGATACGCTTTATTCTGGCACTGTGGCTGCCGCTGTGGAGGGACGGTATCTTGGTTTGCCTGCCCTTGCAATTTCCATGGTTGGAGATAACATTCAACATTATGAAACAGCTGCAATTATTGCCAGACATTTGGTGATGAAATTAAGTAAACACCGTCTTCCTTCCCAAACCATTCTCAATATAAATGTTCCTGATGTACCTATAAATCAATTAAAAGGTTTGCAAGTAACTCGCCTGGGAACCCGACATAGTGCCGAACCTATCGTCAAAGATCGAGATCCAAGAGGACGGCCAATCTACTGGATCGGTTTGCCTGGGCCACAAGCAGATGCAGGTCCCGGGACAGATTTTTATGCAATTAGTGAAGGGTATGTTTCAATTACTCCACTCCATTTGGATATGACGAATTACAAAATGTTTGATCAATTAGCCAGTTGGCTCAATGGAATACAAATGGAATAA
- a CDS encoding lytic transglycosylase: MNYKFFKINVFLFCLLIFLGFTHGSVVHAASDVWGVLRGEFTLDHETSRAEVQEQIRWLAAHPGYLNKVCRQSEPYIYHIIGEVKKRRLPGELALLPMIESAFDPFAYSVAGAAGLWQLMPRTGAGLGLKQDWWFDARRSISSSTDAALSYLIYLNKFFNGNWILAIAAYDAGEGTIDRAIKSAGVRNASFWELSLPRETQIYVPRLLALAEIIKNPGQYQLILPEIPYLPYFQEVNIGSPIDLNHAAKMAGISYNELIKLNPGFNRWTTDPHKPIKLLIPAEKVHQFNLNLANLPEEKRVSWEIHTVQPGESLDTIAVRYHTTVNLIKQLNQLATNQITPHQSILIPSTKNAPPVEKKAPSPAAIALEYKIPAVREHRVIHIVQENDTFQKLVNTYGVSIKDIQMWNKLPTNQPLRIGQQLVLWKKINPPIQYVVKSGDSLSSIAQQYKTKIDRLVALNPGLRRNDPLYSGQKLVVG, from the coding sequence TTGAACTATAAGTTTTTCAAAATAAATGTATTTTTATTCTGTTTACTCATTTTTTTGGGATTTACTCATGGGTCAGTGGTACATGCAGCTTCTGACGTCTGGGGGGTGTTGCGTGGCGAATTCACTTTAGACCATGAAACATCGCGAGCGGAAGTACAGGAGCAAATCCGCTGGCTTGCAGCTCATCCGGGTTATCTTAATAAGGTATGCCGCCAGTCTGAACCTTATATTTATCATATAATTGGCGAAGTAAAAAAAAGAAGACTTCCTGGTGAACTCGCATTGCTTCCCATGATTGAGAGTGCTTTTGATCCTTTTGCATATTCGGTAGCCGGCGCAGCCGGTTTATGGCAATTGATGCCACGTACAGGTGCCGGCTTAGGCTTAAAACAAGATTGGTGGTTTGATGCCAGGCGAAGTATTAGTTCCTCAACGGATGCGGCATTAAGTTATCTGATTTATCTTAATAAATTCTTTAATGGCAATTGGATCTTGGCCATCGCAGCTTACGATGCAGGGGAAGGAACTATAGATCGCGCAATTAAAAGTGCTGGAGTACGTAATGCCAGTTTTTGGGAATTATCTCTACCAAGAGAAACTCAAATTTATGTTCCACGGCTGCTTGCCTTGGCAGAAATCATTAAAAACCCTGGTCAATATCAATTGATATTACCTGAAATTCCCTACCTCCCCTATTTCCAGGAAGTCAATATAGGAAGTCCAATCGATTTAAATCACGCTGCGAAAATGGCAGGTATTAGTTATAACGAATTAATCAAATTAAATCCTGGATTTAATCGGTGGACCACAGACCCACACAAACCCATAAAACTGCTCATTCCAGCTGAAAAAGTACATCAATTCAATTTAAATCTTGCCAATCTTCCAGAAGAAAAAAGGGTAAGCTGGGAAATACATACAGTACAACCAGGGGAAAGTCTGGACACTATTGCTGTTCGTTACCACACCACAGTTAATTTAATCAAGCAGCTAAACCAGTTGGCAACCAATCAAATCACCCCCCATCAATCCATTTTAATCCCAAGTACAAAAAATGCGCCCCCTGTTGAGAAAAAAGCTCCTTCCCCTGCAGCCATAGCCTTAGAATATAAAATACCCGCTGTAAGAGAGCATCGTGTTATTCATATTGTTCAGGAAAACGATACTTTCCAAAAGTTAGTGAACACTTATGGTGTCAGTATCAAAGATATTCAGATGTGGAATAAATTACCCACTAACCAACCATTACGGATAGGCCAACAACTGGTGCTCTGGAAAAAAATAAACCCGCCTATTCAATATGTTGTAAAAAGTGGCGATAGTCTTAGTAGCATAGCCCAACAGTATAAGACGAAGATTGATCGCCTCGTTGCTTTAAATCCGGGCCTTAGGCGAAATGACCCTTTATATTCTGGGCAAAAATTAGTTGTTGGTTAA